The Stutzerimonas stutzeri RCH2 genomic interval CTCGAACAGCTCGTCGACGATGTTGTGCTCGACCGCCTCGGCCGCACTGATCGGCTGGCCGCTGACGATCATCTCCAGCGCCTTCTCGACACCGGCCAGACGCGGCAGCCGCTGGGTGCCACCGGCGCCCGGCAACAAACCCAGCTTCACTTCCGGCAGGCCGACCTTGGCGTCCTTGCGCGCGATGCGGTAATGGCAGCCCAGCGCGACTTCAAGCCCGCCACCGAGCGCGGTGCCATGAATGACCGCAACGCTCGACTTGTTGCAGGCTTCGATGATTTCGATCACCTCGGGCAGGCTCGGCGCCTGCGGCGGCTTGCCGAATTCCTTGATGTCGGCCCCGGCGATAAAGGTGTTGCCCTCGCAGACCAGCGCCACCGCACGTACCTGCGGGTCCGCTTCGGCGCTCTGAAAGGCCTTCTGCAGCCCCTCACGCACCGCCTGGCCAAGGGCATTGACTGGTGGATTGTTGACCGTGATCAGCGCGATCTCGCCCTGAACTTCGAGCCGTACGACATCTGTCATGACTGGCCTCCGCTGTGTGAAATGCTGATTGGAATTGTAATTTCACGGAATCATGTTTCGCACAGCAGAATAATGGAGTCACGTTACGCGTGTCGATAGGCCTGCTGTTGGGAGCGGTTTAGCCGATGCAGAAGGCGTAATGCCCAGCAGGTGTGATGTTGCGGGTAATGGGTCCGGCGCCGGAGAGCATTATCAATCAGCGGAATAATGCCGCCAAAGCGCGCGGCGGCTTCAGCCTGGAACGGCGTGCCGCGGAGCGCGAAGCAACAGGTCGGGGTCGATGCGCAGCAAACGTACCGTACGTTCGTTGGCCAGAGAGGTAGGTTCAGTGCCTTCAGGCAGCTCCACCAGCAGGCGTGTCAGATTGAGTATCAGCGCTTCGCGGCGCAGCACACCGGCACCTAACGTGTAGTAGGCGCTGATTACCTGACGCAACTCCAATGGCAGCGCCCATTGCGCCCGCAACGCTGAGCCGAAGCCGGCCGCACGCTCGCGCAGACAGCGCTGCAGCTCTGCCTCATCGAGCGCGCCGCCGCTGTCGAGCCATTCCTGCAGGCTGCGCAACAGCGCCAGCTCACCGATGTTCTGCAGCAGTCCGGCGCTGAAGCACAGCTCGGCATCCAGCTTCAGCTGGCGCGCCAGCCAGCTCGCCAGACGCGCCGTGCGCAGCGCCTGGGCACTGAGCTGCGCCGCCAGCTCGGCGAGGCGCGGTTCGACCAGCCGGGCGTTGTGCTGCAAGGCCAGCTCGGTGACCAGTTGCAGACTGCGCGCGGCGCCCAGCTGTCGTTGCGCCTGCGCCAGGCTCACGCAGGATGCCGCCGACGTTGCCGCACTGCTGCTGGCAACGCTGATCAGCCGGGCGCTGACCTGCGGATCGCGCGACAGCAGCTCCTCCAGCTCGGCGAAATCCTGGTCGCCGCCCTGCAAACGCTGCAACGCCGTCAGTACGCTGTCCAGCAGCGGCGCTCCCCGATTATGCGGACGCATGCGTTCGAGAAAACTGTCGAGGTCATCGACCACGGCCAGGCGCGCCGCGCCAGCGTGGCCGGCCGACCGCGGCAGCAGCTTGTCCAGCCGCTGGCGCAGGTCAGCGAGATCATAGGGTTTGCCGAGATAGGCGGCCGGCGCGAGCGGCAGCACGGTGCGCACGCTGGCGGTATCGGTACGGGCACTGATCAGCACGCAGGGCAGGCGCTGGGTCGGACCATGGCGACGCAGCTCGCGCAGCAGCTGGCGCCCGTCGAGCCCGTCCAGTTCGCCATCCACGATCAGCAGGCTGGGCGCCTGCCGCTTGCACGTCGCCAGGGCGGCATGGCCATCGGCCGCCGGTTGCACACGCATGCCGGGCCTCAGCTGGCGCACCAGCTGACAAAGTTGGTCCGCACGCCACGGTTCGTTGTAGGCGACCAGTACGAAGGAGACTTGGGCCGAGATGCTCACCGTGGTACTCGCTGGGGAGACGACTGCTACCGGATGGCAGGTCGACAATTGCAGCGCGTCGACTAATGCGACGCGCTGCGGGGGCGAGCGATTCTGACCGGAGGAGAACGCGACAGCCAGCCCCTGAGACCGACTGTCGCAGGGGCATCAAATGCCCATGCAGAGGTACTTGATCTCCAGGTAGTCCTCGATGCCGTACTTGGAGCCCTCGCGGCCGAGGCCGGACGACTTGACCCCGCCGAACGGCGCCACCTCGGTGGAAATCAGCCCGGTGTTGATGCCGACCATGCCGTACTCCAGCGCCTCGGCGACGCGGAACACGCGGCCCAGATCGCGCGCGTAGAAGTAGGAGGCCAGGCCGAACTCGGTGTCATTGGCCTTGGCGATCGCGTCGGCCTCGTCCTTGAAGCGGAACAGCGGCGCCAGCGGGCCGAAGGTCTCTTCCTTGGCCACCTTGGCACTGTCCGGCACGTTAACCAGCACGGTCGGCTCGAAATAGCTGCCGCCCAGCGCATGGGCCTGGCCACCTGCCACCAGCCGCGCGCCCTGGGCCACCGCGTCCTCGATATGCTCGCGGACCTTGGCGGCAGCGCGATCGTCGATCAGCGGACCGAGATCGGTACCCTCCTCCAGGCCATTGCCAACCCGCAGCTTGGCCACGGCCGCCTGGAATTTCTCGGCGAAGGTGTCGTACACGCCGTCCTGCACATAGATGCGGTTGACGCAGACGCAGGTCTGCCCGGCATTGCGGTACTTGGACTGCACGGCACCCTTCACCGCCTCGTCCAGATCGGCATCGTCGAAGACAATGAACGGCGCGTTGCCGCCGAGCTCCAGCGAGACCTTCTTGATGCCCGGCGCGCACTGCTCCATCAGCTTGGCGCCGACCTCGGTGGAGCCGGTGAAGGAGATCTTGCGTACCTTGGGGTTGGCGGTCAGCTCGTTGCCGATGTCGCCGGCCGAGCCAGTCACCACGCTGAGCACGCCCTTGGGAATGCCGGCGCGCTCGGCCAACTCGACCATCGCCAGCGCCGAGAACGGCGTCTGCGAAGCGGGCTTGATCACCATGGTGCAGCCGGCTGCGAGCGCGGGGCCGGCCTTGCGGGTGATCATCGCCGCCGGGAAATTCCACGGGGTGATCGCCGCGGTCACGCCGATCGGCTGCTTGATGACGATGATGCGTTTGTCTTTCTGGTGCCCGGGAATGGTGTCGCCGTAGATGCGCTTGGCTTCCTCGGCGAACCACTCGATGAACGAGGCGGCGTAGGCGATCTCGCCCTTGGCTTCGGCCAGTGGCTTGCCCTGCTCCAGCGTCATCAGCCGGCCGAGGTCGTCCTGGTTCTCCATCAGCAGCTCGAACCAGCGACGCAGCTTCTGCGAACGCTCCTTGGCGGTCAGATCACGCCAGGCCGGCAGCGCGCGCTCGGCGGCATCGATGGCGCGGCGGGTTTCCGCAGCGCCCATCTTCGGCACCGTGCCGAGCGTTTCGCCGGTGGCCGGGTTGTTCACGCTGATGGTCTGGCCGCTGTCGGCATCCAGCCAGGCACCATCGATATAGGCCTGCTGACGGAACAGAGCGGTGTCTTTGAGTTGCATGGCAGTCTCCTCGGGCATCGTAGCGGCAGGCCCGCTGCGGAAAGTTTGGCTGATACGACGCTCATCTGAACCGTCCTTCGCCGCCCGGTTCCTGTCGCCGCATTGCACTGCGAACGGCCATGCTAGGACCGCAGCCACTGGCCCGGCAAGCTCATGACGCATGACGTTGTCGCGCCATTGACCAGCCTGATACATCGCACGGCCTGTCACGCCTTGTTACCCAAACCCTACTACTGGCCGGGGTATAGTTGCGCGCGAGCGGCCTCGGCCGCCGATAACCAAGGATCGATAAGGAGTTACCGTGAAAGCATTGATGACAGGCGCCGTGGCCGCCGTCCTGCTGGCCAGCACTGCCGTCCAGGCGCAGATGAAACCGGAAGAGATGGTCGAAACCCGCCAGGCCGGCTACCAGTTCATGTCGTGGAACATGGGCAAGATCAAGGCCCAGGTAATCGACGGCAAGGAGCCCTACGATCAGGCCAAGGTGGCTGCGGCCGCCAATGCCATCGCCGCCATCGCCAACGCCGGCATGGGCAGCCTGTACAGCCCGGACACCACCACCGAGCAGCTGGGCAAGGCGACTCGCCTGAAGCCTGAGTTCTTCCAGAACCTCGGCGAAGCCGGGCAGATCGGTCGCAACTTCACCGCCGCCGCCAACCAGCTCGCCAAGGTGGCCGCAGAAGGCGATCAGGCCGCGATCAAGAAGGCCTTCGGCGACGTCGGCGGTAGCTGCAAGTCCTGCCACGACAAGTTCCGCGCCGACTGATCAGGCGCAGCCAGCCGACACCTGCCGGTCGGCTGGCTTACCAGTCCAGGCTGGGCGCCACCGCCGCCGGCTCAGGCCGCAGCCAATCCCCCACCGCCTGCACGCCCCAGACGCAAGCCGCTCCCAGCGCGATCGCCAGAACCGCCGCGGGCAGCGAGCCACCCCGCGCATTCTGCTGGGACGGATGCTCGCGCTGCGTCCGCCCCGCGATCATCGCCCGCACCAATGGCCGGCGCATCACCAGCGTGTAATAGATGATGGCTGCGATGTGCATGCCGATCAGCACCAGCAGCAGCCACTTCGCCTGCCGATGCAGGCCGCTCAGCGCGCTGCCGGTCTCGCTGCTGATCAACGCATGGAGCGGGCCCTGAAAGGCGATGTCATCGGTTGCCATCAATCCGCTGGTCACCTGAAAGGCCACCAGCAGCAGCATGGCCAGCACCGAGAACGCGCCGAGCGGATTGTGCCCGGCTTCGCGCCAGTTGCCCTGTAGATAGTCCTTCACGCCAACCGTGGCAGCGAAGATCCGCGACCAGCGGGCGTACGTCGAACCGACGAAGCCCCAGATCAGGCGGAACACCAGTAGCCCCAGCACCAGCAGGCCGAGCCGGCCATGCCAGGGCATCAGACTGCCGCCGACCCAGCCCGAGACGATGGCCGCGATAACCGCCCCGGCGAACAGCCAGTGAAACAGCCGCAGCGGCGCGTCCCAGAGTTTGATATGGCCCGACATCTCCATCCCCTCGCCATCCGAACACCCACGGCCCCCGGCCGCGACACGCAAGGGTACCAGCCGGCCCAGTGACAGGCAGCTGCGAAAAAGCCGCACCTGGGCGTATCCGCCCGGCCGCACCAGCATGGACGCCCGTCAACGACATGCGTATGATTGCGCCCCGCAACGCATCCGTAGCTCAGCTGGATAGAGTACTGCCCTCCGAAGGCAGGGGTCGTGGGTTCGAATCCCGCCGGATGCGCCATATATAGTCGTTTCGAGTGCCGCTCGAAGCGCTCCGCAAAAGCCCGCTCGCTGCGGGCTTTTGCGTTTCTGCAGGTCCGTCAGCGATCAGCAGATCACCTGCCAGCAACGATCGGCCGGCGCAAGGCAAACCTGCCGCGCGACGTCACCGAGCCGCCTCAACCTGACCTCACGCTCGTTTTAGACGCATCCGTCGGGTGTTCTGTGAACCCGTTCACCGAGCCTGCACGACAACTGAACTTCAATGCCTCGCTCAGGTCGCGCCATGCGCACCTTGCCCCCACACACGACTTCAAGGAGGAAATCGCGTGCCCGTGCGCTATTACGCCCTCGTTTCGCTCATCGCCGCCGCGCTGCTCGCCGGTTGCACCGGCAACTACAAATTCGACGATGACCACTATCGCCCGCTGGGTGATCCGCAAGCCTTGAATCGCGGCAAGTAACCGCAAGGAGCGACACGACCATGGAACTGGTCTTCGATATGGTGGGCGCCCAGCAATTCGTGCCCGGGCTGCTGACCACCAAAACCTTCAAGCAGGCCGGCGGCGTGATCGGCCGGGCCGAAGGCTGCGATTGGGTGATCCCCGACCGCAAGCGCGTCCTCTCCGGGCGTCACGCGGTGATCAGCTACCGCGACGGCGGCTTCTTTCTCACCGATACCAGCAGTAACGGCATCCAGCTCAAGGACAGCGGTGCCAGCCTGGTCAAGGGCCAGCCGCAGCGCATCGAGCATGGCAGCGTCTATTGCCTGGGCGACTTCGAGATCCGCGCCCGGCTGATCCAGGACCCGGCGCTGTTCGAAGGCGACATCGGCCGCCCGCAACCTGCCGGCACCATCATTCCCGACGATGCCTTCCTCGACCTCGATCCACTGGTCGCGATGGATCAGCAGGAGCGCATCTATGCCGAAGTCGACGACCTCGACCTGACGCTGGTGGCACCGCAACGCCAGGCCCAGCAGCGCGACTACGCCCGCATCGACACCGAAAGCCTGCCGCTGCCGGA includes:
- a CDS encoding HDOD domain-containing protein, producing the protein MSISAQVSFVLVAYNEPWRADQLCQLVRQLRPGMRVQPAADGHAALATCKRQAPSLLIVDGELDGLDGRQLLRELRRHGPTQRLPCVLISARTDTASVRTVLPLAPAAYLGKPYDLADLRQRLDKLLPRSAGHAGAARLAVVDDLDSFLERMRPHNRGAPLLDSVLTALQRLQGGDQDFAELEELLSRDPQVSARLISVASSSAATSAASCVSLAQAQRQLGAARSLQLVTELALQHNARLVEPRLAELAAQLSAQALRTARLASWLARQLKLDAELCFSAGLLQNIGELALLRSLQEWLDSGGALDEAELQRCLRERAAGFGSALRAQWALPLELRQVISAYYTLGAGVLRREALILNLTRLLVELPEGTEPTSLANERTVRLLRIDPDLLLRAPRHAVPG
- the gabD gene encoding NADP-dependent succinate-semialdehyde dehydrogenase, giving the protein MQLKDTALFRQQAYIDGAWLDADSGQTISVNNPATGETLGTVPKMGAAETRRAIDAAERALPAWRDLTAKERSQKLRRWFELLMENQDDLGRLMTLEQGKPLAEAKGEIAYAASFIEWFAEEAKRIYGDTIPGHQKDKRIIVIKQPIGVTAAITPWNFPAAMITRKAGPALAAGCTMVIKPASQTPFSALAMVELAERAGIPKGVLSVVTGSAGDIGNELTANPKVRKISFTGSTEVGAKLMEQCAPGIKKVSLELGGNAPFIVFDDADLDEAVKGAVQSKYRNAGQTCVCVNRIYVQDGVYDTFAEKFQAAVAKLRVGNGLEEGTDLGPLIDDRAAAKVREHIEDAVAQGARLVAGGQAHALGGSYFEPTVLVNVPDSAKVAKEETFGPLAPLFRFKDEADAIAKANDTEFGLASYFYARDLGRVFRVAEALEYGMVGINTGLISTEVAPFGGVKSSGLGREGSKYGIEDYLEIKYLCMGI
- a CDS encoding c-type cytochrome, which produces MTGAVAAVLLASTAVQAQMKPEEMVETRQAGYQFMSWNMGKIKAQVIDGKEPYDQAKVAAAANAIAAIANAGMGSLYSPDTTTEQLGKATRLKPEFFQNLGEAGQIGRNFTAAANQLAKVAAEGDQAAIKKAFGDVGGSCKSCHDKFRAD
- a CDS encoding cytochrome b/b6 domain-containing protein; its protein translation is MEMSGHIKLWDAPLRLFHWLFAGAVIAAIVSGWVGGSLMPWHGRLGLLVLGLLVFRLIWGFVGSTYARWSRIFAATVGVKDYLQGNWREAGHNPLGAFSVLAMLLLVAFQVTSGLMATDDIAFQGPLHALISSETGSALSGLHRQAKWLLLVLIGMHIAAIIYYTLVMRRPLVRAMIAGRTQREHPSQQNARGGSLPAAVLAIALGAACVWGVQAVGDWLRPEPAAVAPSLDW
- a CDS encoding type VI secretion protein produces the protein MAAALLAGCTGNYKFDDDHYRPLGDPQALNRGK